One window of the Brevibacterium limosum genome contains the following:
- a CDS encoding DegT/DnrJ/EryC1/StrS family aminotransferase: MTISDAAPTKPQTAPEPQPVPAASRILLSGPDVGELEEEFLLRAFRSGWIAPVGPDLEAFETELAAKVGVSYAVGLSSGTAALHLGLLGLGVRPGDLVITSTMTFAATANAITYCGAEPVFVDCSSDGNMDPAQLHRALKNSIRGKKKPAAIVPVDLLGRPADYDRILPIAAEFEVPVLVDAAESLGSRYGAVACGSFGDAAVVSFNGNKIMTTSGGGALLTDDSRLAEYARFLSTQAREPVAHYEHREIGFNYRLSNLLAALGRAQLTRLDAMVDRRREIRRRYSDTIASVQGVSVFGNDNDHRDNGWLTAILVDERRTGFSAAELGAWLAEHDIETRPLWKPMHLQPVFAEAPIYGGEVSERIFATGLNLPSGSKMTDADIDHVIVIATAYFELRGAAVDGAAQ, encoded by the coding sequence ATGACGATCTCGGACGCGGCACCGACGAAGCCGCAGACCGCACCGGAGCCTCAGCCTGTCCCGGCCGCCAGCCGGATCCTCCTGTCGGGCCCCGACGTCGGGGAGCTCGAAGAGGAATTCCTGTTGCGCGCGTTTCGCAGCGGCTGGATAGCACCTGTCGGTCCGGACCTCGAAGCGTTCGAGACCGAGCTTGCGGCAAAAGTCGGAGTCTCTTATGCAGTTGGGCTCTCATCCGGCACGGCGGCTCTCCACCTCGGCCTTCTCGGTCTCGGAGTGCGGCCGGGAGACCTGGTGATCACGTCGACGATGACTTTCGCCGCAACGGCGAACGCCATCACCTATTGCGGAGCCGAACCTGTATTCGTCGACTGCTCCTCGGACGGAAACATGGATCCGGCACAGCTGCACCGGGCTTTGAAGAACTCGATCCGAGGTAAGAAGAAGCCGGCGGCAATCGTCCCGGTCGACCTGCTCGGACGGCCCGCCGACTACGACCGGATCTTGCCGATCGCGGCCGAATTCGAAGTCCCCGTCCTCGTCGACGCCGCCGAATCGCTGGGATCCCGCTATGGAGCTGTCGCCTGCGGCAGCTTCGGCGACGCCGCGGTCGTGTCATTCAACGGCAACAAGATCATGACCACCTCGGGCGGTGGAGCACTGCTCACCGACGATTCCCGACTGGCAGAGTACGCCCGTTTCCTGTCGACCCAGGCCCGGGAGCCGGTGGCCCACTACGAACACCGGGAGATCGGGTTCAACTATCGGCTGAGCAATCTGCTCGCCGCTCTCGGACGGGCGCAGCTGACCCGGCTCGACGCGATGGTCGATCGTCGCCGGGAGATCCGTCGACGCTACAGCGACACAATCGCCTCGGTGCAGGGGGTTTCTGTGTTCGGCAACGACAACGACCACCGCGACAATGGCTGGCTCACTGCGATCCTCGTGGACGAGCGTCGGACCGGATTCAGTGCGGCCGAGTTGGGAGCCTGGCTGGCTGAACACGATATCGAAACCCGACCGCTGTGGAAGCCGATGCACTTGCAACCGGTCTTCGCCGAGGCGCCGATATACGGCGGAGAGGTCTCCGAACGCATCTTCGCCACCGGCCTCAACCTGCCGAGCGGATCGAAGATGACCGATGCCGACATCGATCATGTCATTGTCATTGCGACTGCGTACTTCGAGCTTCGAGGCGCAGCCGTCGATGGAGCTGCACAGTGA
- a CDS encoding phenylacetate--CoA ligase family protein: MLSTARRFAAQMLPNGVSPSVVEEVYSTLNNPTSRSSSAALEQIAQHARTHVPFYQNLKGEGFESLPVVTKPMMVADRSQFFDERVNSDNLASRYSSGTSGVLYDSYFDANRISHHRAEMVAAFRFLGADPFAPTLHGTTWFDVSAKSKLVYFLQGKRMYSGEHDEQSIRAIARWLRRRRGTIVVALCSYLDALFEGFRRYDIEFAEGVIGAVLGIGEPATSSLNELIRSQAGVDLAMRYSNTENGIFGISDGALTRYRLNTATFHFEILDLDSDRPAPPGGIGRIVVTDLFNRASPYIRYDTGDVGRFGVDDAGATIPGILQELSGRNRDFCIGGTAEVPQRILHMGMMELADQLQEIRQFQLRQNDIGKFTWVLNAPRSAALELRLRSILDDCVGDIVRCDFTYDSQQLVVGSGKRQSFVNEIPNPESLFRSRSLN; the protein is encoded by the coding sequence ATGTTGTCCACAGCCCGCCGATTCGCGGCTCAGATGCTGCCGAACGGAGTCTCACCGTCAGTCGTCGAAGAGGTCTATTCGACTCTGAACAACCCCACATCCCGTTCTTCCTCTGCCGCATTGGAACAGATCGCGCAACATGCTCGCACTCATGTGCCCTTCTACCAGAACTTGAAGGGCGAGGGTTTCGAGTCGCTGCCGGTGGTCACAAAACCGATGATGGTGGCGGACCGTTCGCAGTTCTTCGATGAGCGGGTGAATTCTGACAACCTTGCCAGCCGTTATTCGTCCGGGACTTCTGGTGTACTCTACGATTCCTACTTCGACGCCAACCGGATCTCTCATCACAGAGCCGAAATGGTGGCTGCTTTTCGATTCCTCGGCGCCGACCCGTTTGCCCCGACCCTCCATGGCACGACATGGTTCGACGTTTCGGCCAAATCCAAGCTGGTGTATTTCCTACAAGGCAAGCGGATGTACAGCGGAGAGCACGATGAGCAGAGTATTCGGGCGATCGCTCGATGGCTGAGGCGCCGACGCGGGACCATCGTCGTTGCGCTGTGCTCCTATCTGGATGCGCTCTTCGAGGGCTTTCGCAGGTACGACATCGAGTTCGCAGAAGGAGTCATCGGTGCAGTGCTTGGAATCGGTGAGCCTGCTACCAGCTCATTGAACGAACTCATCCGGTCCCAAGCAGGAGTTGATCTCGCTATGAGGTACTCCAATACCGAGAATGGGATCTTCGGAATCTCGGACGGCGCGCTGACCCGTTATAGGCTCAACACTGCGACCTTCCATTTCGAGATCCTGGACCTGGACTCGGACCGCCCAGCTCCGCCGGGTGGAATCGGACGAATTGTGGTCACAGACCTGTTCAATCGCGCATCGCCCTATATCCGATATGACACAGGGGACGTCGGGCGGTTCGGTGTCGACGACGCCGGTGCGACGATTCCCGGCATATTGCAGGAGCTCAGTGGGCGCAACCGGGATTTCTGCATCGGCGGTACCGCAGAGGTGCCTCAGAGGATACTGCATATGGGAATGATGGAACTTGCTGACCAGCTCCAGGAGATCCGACAGTTCCAGCTTCGTCAGAACGATATTGGGAAGTTCACTTGGGTGCTCAACGCGCCCCGATCCGCAGCCCTCGAGCTCCGTCTTCGCAGTATCCTCGACGACTGCGTCGGGGACATCGTGCGCTGTGACTTCACCTATGATTCGCAGCAACTCGTCGTCGGGTCCGGTAAACGTCAGAGCTTCGTCAACGAGATTCCCAATCCAGAGAGTCTGTTCAGGTCCCGATCACTCAACTGA
- a CDS encoding ATP-grasp domain-containing protein, whose protein sequence is MTSIPATVVIGSAGRRLYLIDWFRRAFKTLGVEGRVVVTENDETSSAASYGDLARIMPKYSDPAYEAALLDLVDELQPQLFISVNDYELLHLHVNTDLADRMRQLGVLVPGVSAEWQRGCVDKLRMAQMLTAIGVRTAPTVTGGDGAGLSALAAYTDDVVVKHRFGSGSSGLAIVSAARAEEAVAESLLSAPAQSGGEPTADDVVVQPKLSGTEHGVDIVGALHAPGDLAAVLARRKLRMRAGETDKAVTVDPAPFVANSALIAKAAGLTGLIDVDMFLDGEGRSTVIDINPRFGGGYPFVHLAGADVPLYYLAQAMGRDNGFEWSRYEPGVVSAKYESIRVAGRVPVTPTSSVE, encoded by the coding sequence ATGACGTCGATTCCAGCCACAGTCGTGATCGGTTCAGCCGGTCGACGCCTGTATCTCATCGACTGGTTCCGCAGGGCCTTCAAGACTCTCGGCGTCGAGGGGCGCGTAGTCGTCACCGAGAACGACGAGACGAGTTCGGCCGCGTCTTATGGCGACCTGGCCAGGATCATGCCGAAATACTCGGATCCTGCTTACGAAGCTGCCCTGCTGGACCTCGTTGACGAGCTTCAACCGCAGCTGTTCATCTCCGTCAACGACTATGAGCTCCTTCATCTCCATGTGAATACGGACCTCGCGGACCGAATGCGACAGTTGGGAGTGCTCGTCCCCGGTGTGTCCGCCGAATGGCAACGCGGCTGCGTCGACAAGTTACGGATGGCGCAGATGCTCACCGCGATCGGCGTGCGAACTGCGCCGACAGTCACCGGCGGAGACGGTGCAGGCCTGTCGGCACTTGCAGCGTATACCGATGACGTCGTCGTCAAACACCGGTTCGGCAGCGGTTCGTCGGGTCTCGCAATCGTGTCCGCTGCCCGGGCAGAAGAAGCTGTGGCCGAATCGCTGCTCTCCGCACCTGCGCAATCGGGCGGTGAGCCGACTGCCGACGATGTCGTGGTCCAACCCAAACTCTCCGGCACCGAACACGGTGTCGATATCGTCGGTGCACTTCATGCCCCCGGTGACCTCGCCGCTGTCCTTGCCCGACGCAAGCTGCGGATGCGAGCGGGCGAGACGGACAAAGCGGTTACCGTGGATCCTGCCCCGTTCGTTGCGAATTCGGCTCTCATCGCGAAAGCGGCTGGGCTCACCGGACTCATCGATGTCGACATGTTCCTCGACGGGGAGGGACGCAGCACTGTCATCGACATCAATCCGCGCTTCGGCGGCGGATATCCATTCGTGCATCTCGCGGGAGCCGATGTCCCGCTGTACTATCTGGCCCAGGCCATGGGCAGAGACAACGGGTTCGAGTGGAGTCGTTATGAGCCCGGCGTTGTCTCCGCGAAATACGAAAGCATTCGAGTCGCCGGAAGGGTGCCGGTGACTCCTACCAGTTCAGTTGAGTGA
- a CDS encoding arsenate reductase/protein-tyrosine-phosphatase family protein, which produces MTPQTFHVLAVCTGNICRSRIAELALAKRFADVSEIRLRSAGTRAASGWLIPEEVREIGGYMGVEEIRTRRTKQVSEQTLGDADLVLVMTRDHRREVVELNPRIIRRTFTIRELASLAAVTRDADIISEGGGPSADRAARLRAAVGAAARRRSRRRSPKQVTVDDVIDPYGCDRDTYARSALQLAPAVEGVAALFQRALNLGEGE; this is translated from the coding sequence GTGACACCTCAGACGTTCCATGTGCTCGCTGTCTGCACCGGCAACATCTGCCGGTCGCGCATCGCAGAGCTGGCGCTCGCAAAGAGGTTCGCCGACGTATCCGAGATCCGTCTGCGTTCGGCCGGGACACGGGCCGCGTCGGGGTGGCTGATTCCGGAGGAGGTGCGAGAGATCGGCGGTTACATGGGCGTCGAGGAAATCCGTACCCGTCGCACGAAGCAGGTGAGCGAGCAGACTCTCGGCGATGCCGACCTCGTCCTCGTGATGACACGGGACCACAGGCGGGAAGTGGTCGAACTCAATCCGCGAATCATCCGCAGAACCTTCACGATCCGTGAACTCGCCAGCCTCGCCGCGGTGACCCGCGACGCCGACATCATAAGCGAAGGCGGCGGGCCATCAGCAGACCGGGCCGCGCGCCTGCGCGCCGCAGTCGGAGCAGCCGCACGGCGACGCAGCCGGCGGCGGTCCCCGAAACAGGTCACAGTCGACGATGTCATCGATCCTTACGGCTGCGATCGTGACACCTACGCCCGCTCGGCGCTTCAGCTGGCTCCCGCGGTCGAAGGGGTCGCGGCTCTGTTCCAAAGGGCGCTCAACCTCGGGGAGGGAGAATGA
- a CDS encoding sugar transferase, with protein MKRTIDVCASALGIIVTAPVQAGVAVIVLAVHGRPVIFRQPRPGRGEEIFEILKFRTMLHPDDKHVTDGQRLTPLGRFLRASSLDELPSLWNVLRGDMSLVGPRPLRVEYLERYTPEQSRRHETLPGITGLAQVRGRNELDWDDKFRLDVEYVDRRCLRLDLHILLQTVQTVLGRQGINKGGFDTMPTFTREKDPGDERT; from the coding sequence GTGAAGCGGACGATCGATGTCTGTGCCAGCGCGCTCGGAATCATTGTGACGGCACCGGTGCAAGCGGGAGTCGCTGTGATCGTCCTCGCCGTGCACGGCCGGCCGGTGATCTTCCGCCAGCCTCGTCCGGGGCGAGGGGAGGAGATCTTCGAGATCCTCAAGTTCCGGACCATGCTCCATCCCGACGACAAACATGTCACCGACGGCCAGCGCCTGACCCCGCTCGGACGGTTTCTGCGGGCTTCGAGTCTCGATGAGCTGCCCTCGCTGTGGAACGTCCTCAGGGGCGATATGAGCCTCGTCGGACCGCGGCCGCTGCGGGTCGAATACCTCGAGCGCTATACGCCGGAGCAATCGCGACGGCACGAGACTCTGCCGGGAATCACCGGTCTGGCACAGGTGCGAGGCCGCAATGAGCTCGACTGGGATGACAAGTTCCGCCTCGATGTGGAATACGTCGACCGCCGGTGCCTGCGTCTCGACCTGCACATTCTGCTGCAGACGGTGCAGACCGTGCTGGGCAGACAGGGCATCAACAAAGGCGGATTCGATACGATGCCGACGTTCACCCGAGAGAAGGACCCCGGCGATGAACGTACGTGA